Proteins from a single region of Hymenobacter aquaticus:
- a CDS encoding polysaccharide deacetylase family protein: protein MLPLSTRLISLTGALFLAAGTAGFAQSASAWNNRQCAVVLTYDDAIDADLDHVVPALDSVRLRGTFYLIGSSPVVARRLPEWRRAAQRGHELGNHALMHPCDGSLPGRGFVTPDNDLSKYTVSRAVSEVRANNVLLNAIDGKTARTFAYPCGDLTIGGVKFYDQLRTDFVAARGVRAGLQPAAQVDLTDINSYMINGQSGDYLINLVKQAQQSHTLLVFLFHGVGGGHALNVDLQAHRQLLRYLRAHEKEIWVAPMVEVAEKIRAAQAAAPAQRQP from the coding sequence ATGCTACCCCTGTCTACCCGCCTTATCAGCCTCACCGGCGCCCTGTTCCTGGCCGCCGGCACCGCCGGCTTCGCTCAGTCTGCCAGCGCCTGGAACAACCGGCAGTGCGCCGTGGTGCTGACCTACGACGACGCCATCGACGCGGACCTGGACCACGTGGTGCCGGCCCTCGACTCGGTCAGGCTGCGGGGCACGTTTTATTTGATCGGCTCCTCACCCGTCGTGGCCCGGCGCCTGCCGGAGTGGCGCCGCGCCGCCCAGCGCGGCCACGAGCTGGGCAACCACGCCCTGATGCACCCCTGCGACGGTAGCCTGCCCGGCCGCGGCTTCGTGACGCCCGACAACGACCTGAGCAAGTACACCGTGAGCCGGGCCGTGAGTGAGGTGCGGGCCAACAACGTGCTGCTCAACGCCATCGACGGCAAAACCGCCCGCACCTTCGCTTACCCCTGCGGCGACTTGACCATCGGCGGCGTGAAGTTCTACGACCAGCTGCGGACGGACTTCGTGGCGGCCCGCGGCGTACGGGCCGGCCTGCAGCCCGCCGCCCAGGTCGACCTGACCGACATCAACAGCTACATGATTAACGGGCAAAGCGGCGACTACCTCATCAACCTGGTAAAGCAGGCCCAACAGTCGCACACGCTGCTGGTGTTTCTGTTTCACGGCGTGGGCGGCGGCCACGCCCTGAATGTGGATCTGCAGGCCCACCGCCAGCTGCTGCGCTACCTGCGGGCCCACGAAAAGGAAATCTGGGTGGCCCCGATGGTGGAAGTAGCCGAGAAAATTCGGGCCGCCCAGGCGGCGGCCCCCGCGCAGCGCCAGCCCTAG
- a CDS encoding FKBP-type peptidyl-prolyl cis-trans isomerase, which produces MNLNSLQEQISYIIGRDLARNFAQQGLQLDIDVLAASLKEGLAGEPSRLSQEQMRSAMEQLQAQMGGPEEDDHQDSSDMSNNKQAGEDFLAENKNKPGITTLPSGLQYEVLTEGSGKKPGPSSSVTTHYHGTLINGTVFDSSYQRGQPATFGVNQVIAGWTEALQLMPEGSKWRLYIPSDMAYGKRGAGRDIGPDSALIFDVELLKVNN; this is translated from the coding sequence ATGAACCTAAACAGCCTCCAGGAGCAAATCAGCTACATCATCGGGCGCGATTTGGCCCGCAACTTCGCCCAGCAGGGCCTGCAGCTCGACATCGACGTGCTGGCCGCCAGCCTCAAGGAAGGCCTGGCCGGCGAGCCCAGCCGCCTCTCGCAGGAGCAGATGCGCAGCGCCATGGAGCAGCTCCAGGCCCAGATGGGCGGCCCCGAAGAAGACGACCACCAAGATTCCTCTGATATGAGCAACAACAAGCAAGCCGGCGAAGACTTCCTGGCCGAAAACAAGAACAAGCCCGGCATCACGACCCTGCCCAGCGGCCTGCAGTACGAAGTCCTGACCGAAGGCTCGGGCAAAAAGCCCGGCCCCAGCAGCTCGGTAACCACCCACTACCACGGCACGCTCATCAACGGCACCGTATTCGACAGCAGCTACCAGCGCGGCCAGCCCGCTACGTTCGGCGTCAACCAGGTGATTGCCGGCTGGACAGAAGCCCTGCAGCTGATGCCCGAAGGCTCGAAGTGGCGCCTCTACATTCCCTCCGACATGGCCTACGGCAAGCGGGGTGCTGGCCGCGACATCGGCCCCGACTCGGCCCTGATTTTCGACGTGGAGCTGCTCAAAGTAAACAACTGA
- a CDS encoding KUP/HAK/KT family potassium transporter encodes MDAKHRHTAISTGGLLIALGIIYGDIGTSPLYVMKAIVPELIDPRLILGGISCVLWTLTLQTTIKYVLLTLNADNNGEGGIFSLYALVRRRAAWLTVPAIIGGAALLADGVITPPISVSSAIEGLKQVYPHLSQDIIVYIVIAIIAGLFFLQSFGTQIVGKAFGPIMFLWFSMLGVLGVSWIVQNPEILKAVNPYYAYELLVEYPGGFWLLGAVFLCTTGAEALYSDLGHCGKGNIRISWVFVKTCLLLNYFGQGAWLLTNQGQQLGGRNPFYELMPDWFLLIGIGIATIAAIIASQALITGSFTLVAEAIRLNMWPKVKLNYPTDVKGQLYVPSMNRLLLLGCIGVVLYFRESSNMEAAYGLAITLTMLMTTLLLTVWLRTKRVPLVVVVLFAALYGLIEGSFLVANLIKFPHGGWVSLAIGATLIGVMYVWLRAYYIKRRLTEFVKIDPYMDALKELSNDESVPKYATHLVFMTSAERASEIESKIIYSIFQKRPKRADIYWFVHVDTTDEPYTMEYKVVELAPDDAFRITFRLGFRVEQRINLYFRKVVEDLVRNREVDITSRYESLSKQHVTGDFRFVVLEKFLSVENDFPVMEKLVMQAYFYIKQFIASEDKYFGLDTSSVKVEKVPLVITPVRDVALKRVM; translated from the coding sequence ATGGACGCCAAACATCGGCACACCGCCATTTCGACCGGTGGCTTACTGATTGCCCTCGGTATTATCTACGGCGACATCGGCACTTCGCCGCTCTACGTGATGAAGGCCATTGTGCCCGAGCTGATTGACCCGCGGCTGATTCTGGGCGGCATCTCCTGCGTGCTCTGGACGCTGACGCTGCAAACCACCATCAAGTACGTGCTGCTCACCCTGAACGCGGACAACAACGGGGAAGGCGGCATTTTCTCGCTCTACGCCCTGGTGCGGCGGCGGGCCGCCTGGCTGACGGTGCCGGCCATCATCGGCGGCGCGGCCCTGCTGGCCGACGGCGTAATTACGCCCCCGATTTCGGTATCGTCGGCCATTGAGGGGCTCAAGCAGGTATATCCGCACCTGAGCCAGGACATTATCGTCTACATCGTCATTGCCATCATTGCGGGGCTGTTTTTCCTGCAAAGCTTCGGCACCCAGATTGTCGGCAAGGCCTTCGGACCCATTATGTTCCTGTGGTTCAGCATGCTGGGCGTGCTGGGCGTCAGCTGGATTGTGCAGAACCCAGAAATTCTGAAGGCGGTAAACCCCTACTACGCCTACGAGCTGCTGGTGGAATATCCCGGCGGGTTCTGGCTGCTGGGGGCCGTGTTTCTGTGCACCACCGGGGCCGAGGCGCTTTATTCCGACCTGGGCCACTGCGGCAAAGGCAACATCCGCATCAGCTGGGTGTTCGTCAAAACCTGCCTGTTGCTCAACTACTTCGGGCAGGGTGCCTGGCTGCTCACCAACCAGGGCCAGCAGCTGGGCGGCCGCAACCCCTTCTATGAGCTCATGCCCGACTGGTTTCTGCTCATCGGTATTGGCATTGCCACCATTGCGGCCATCATTGCCTCCCAGGCCCTGATTACGGGCTCGTTTACGCTGGTAGCCGAGGCTATCCGCCTGAACATGTGGCCCAAGGTTAAGCTCAACTACCCCACCGACGTGAAGGGCCAACTCTACGTGCCCTCGATGAACCGCCTGTTGCTGCTGGGCTGCATCGGGGTGGTGCTGTACTTCCGCGAGTCCAGCAACATGGAAGCCGCCTACGGCCTGGCCATTACCCTGACCATGCTGATGACCACGCTGCTGCTCACTGTGTGGCTGCGCACCAAGCGCGTGCCGCTGGTGGTCGTGGTGCTGTTTGCGGCCCTGTACGGGCTTATCGAAGGCTCTTTCCTGGTGGCCAACCTGATTAAGTTTCCGCACGGCGGCTGGGTTTCCCTGGCCATTGGCGCCACGCTGATTGGGGTGATGTACGTGTGGCTGCGCGCCTACTACATCAAGCGCCGCCTGACGGAGTTCGTCAAGATTGACCCCTACATGGACGCGCTGAAAGAGCTCAGCAACGACGAATCAGTACCGAAATACGCTACCCACCTGGTGTTTATGACCTCGGCCGAGCGGGCTTCCGAAATTGAGAGCAAGATCATCTATTCCATCTTCCAGAAGCGTCCCAAACGGGCCGACATCTACTGGTTTGTGCACGTGGATACCACCGACGAGCCGTATACGATGGAGTACAAAGTGGTAGAGCTGGCTCCCGACGACGCCTTCCGCATCACCTTCCGCCTGGGTTTCCGCGTCGAGCAGCGCATCAACCTCTACTTCCGCAAGGTGGTGGAAGACCTGGTGCGCAACCGCGAAGTGGACATTACCTCCCGCTACGAATCCCTGAGCAAGCAGCACGTGACCGGCGACTTCCGCTTCGTGGTGCTGGAGAAGTTCCTGTCGGTCGAAAACGACTTCCCGGTGATGGAGAAGCTGGTGATGCAGGCCTACTTCTACATCAAGCAGTTCATTGCCTCCGAAGACAAATACTTCGGCCTGGATACCTCCTCGGTGAAGGTGGAAAAGGTGCCGCTGGTGATTACGCCCGTGCGCGACGTGGCCCTGAAACGGGTGATGTAA
- a CDS encoding S8 family peptidase, with translation MRIPTLSAALCAVLLAGCQQEQDDRQLPQPADNPTEALSAHQLDEQILSTLNRQGRFDWNQASPHFVWSALTRSDYVLSVGYRPAGYAGALPDDAATDPAWQAARRQVLELILAEERKSRPELTLNDLIAYQENVLPVLDVTVRELSTIQQLRASGLVRYAEPIGYEPNRPTTTASKTAAGLTSSGCGNNSATAGLVAGSDYTVLNNGSKSSWNHADQYHGIRSSWSQSTGQGMKIVIIDSGCSDAQENLGAAFNQGLSSGRTIERLVTLPRNSIFGIPYGDAETPNDGCGHGTSMAGAAAAPRGTDGASVGVAYNASLITVRAAEDVFIDGSREVKGVSDAYILAANRADVRIISMSMGRLTSASQMTDAIRYAYGKGKLIFCAAGTSLDWTAGWAGVIYPASLPEAVAVTGIKDDLTTRCDECHVGSDVEFTVVMQRTSNDRRPLSLAMSGDAPSTVGGSSVATASMAGMAAVVWARYPAESRAQIMSRLVANSSNRTARNGNFGWGRVNVGAAVGVLPL, from the coding sequence ATGCGCATTCCTACCCTTTCCGCCGCGCTGTGCGCGGTGCTGCTGGCCGGCTGCCAGCAGGAACAGGACGACCGGCAGCTGCCCCAGCCCGCCGACAACCCCACCGAGGCACTCAGCGCCCATCAGCTCGACGAGCAGATCCTCAGCACGCTCAACCGGCAGGGCCGCTTCGACTGGAACCAGGCCTCGCCTCACTTCGTGTGGAGCGCCCTGACCCGCTCCGACTACGTGCTGTCGGTGGGCTACCGGCCGGCCGGCTACGCCGGGGCCCTGCCCGACGACGCGGCCACCGACCCCGCCTGGCAGGCGGCCCGCCGGCAGGTGCTGGAGCTGATTCTGGCCGAGGAGCGCAAATCCCGGCCCGAGCTGACCCTCAACGACCTGATTGCCTACCAGGAAAACGTGCTGCCCGTGCTCGACGTGACGGTGCGGGAGCTGAGCACCATTCAGCAGCTGCGGGCCTCCGGGCTGGTGCGCTACGCCGAGCCCATTGGCTACGAGCCCAACCGCCCCACTACTACCGCCAGCAAAACCGCCGCCGGGCTGACCAGCAGCGGCTGCGGCAACAACTCGGCCACGGCCGGCCTGGTCGCCGGCTCCGACTACACCGTGCTCAACAACGGCAGCAAATCGAGCTGGAACCACGCCGACCAGTACCACGGCATCCGGAGCAGCTGGAGCCAGAGCACGGGCCAGGGCATGAAGATCGTCATTATCGACTCGGGCTGCTCGGATGCCCAGGAAAACCTGGGCGCGGCCTTCAACCAGGGCCTGAGCAGCGGCCGCACCATTGAGCGCCTCGTGACGCTGCCCCGCAACTCCATCTTCGGCATTCCCTACGGCGACGCCGAAACGCCCAACGACGGCTGCGGGCACGGTACCAGCATGGCCGGCGCGGCCGCCGCACCCCGCGGCACCGACGGCGCCTCGGTGGGCGTGGCCTACAACGCCAGCCTGATAACCGTGCGGGCGGCGGAAGACGTGTTCATCGACGGCAGCCGGGAAGTGAAGGGCGTGTCGGATGCCTACATTCTGGCCGCTAACCGCGCCGACGTGCGCATCATCAGCATGAGCATGGGCCGCCTGACCAGCGCCTCCCAGATGACCGACGCCATCCGCTACGCCTACGGCAAGGGCAAGCTGATTTTCTGCGCCGCCGGCACCTCCCTCGACTGGACGGCGGGCTGGGCCGGGGTTATCTACCCCGCCTCCCTGCCCGAAGCCGTGGCCGTGACGGGCATCAAGGACGACCTGACCACCCGCTGCGACGAGTGCCACGTGGGCTCCGACGTGGAGTTTACCGTGGTCATGCAGCGCACCAGCAACGACCGGCGGCCCCTGTCGCTGGCCATGAGCGGCGACGCACCCAGCACGGTCGGCGGCTCGTCGGTGGCCACCGCCAGCATGGCCGGCATGGCCGCCGTGGTGTGGGCCCGCTACCCCGCCGAAAGCCGGGCCCAGATCATGAGCCGCCTGGTAGCCAACAGCAGCAACCGCACCGCCCGCAACGGCAACTTCGGCTGGGGCCGGGTGAACGTGGGTGCCGCCGTGGGCGTGCTGCCCCTGTAG
- a CDS encoding M61 family metallopeptidase, whose amino-acid sequence MFSPCFRRLLAVAAVLLLSQFAPAQAASSLRYTLSMPAPQTHYFEVDMALGGFGKQFTDVKMPVWAPGSYLVREFAKNVEGFEAKAGSQPLRTEKISKNTWRVYHPGAKDFTVHYRVYAFELSVRTSFIDAAHGYLNGTSVFMYPAEGQQLPSTLTVQPAPGWTQVTTSLKPAGAPFTFRSASYDELADSPIEIGTHKVLSFEANGTPHTIAMFGNPQYDEARLLADMKRTCEEAHRVVGQNPLDRYVFIIHNIDRGTGGLEHLFSTTLSVSRNAYSSEAGWKGFLGLVAHEYFHLWNVKRIRPVALGPFNYDAENYTRMLWVSEGGTEYFSNLIVQRAGFVTPEGYLADLSNGIGRVENTPGNKQQAAAESSFDAWIKYYRPNENSQNTGISYYDKGEVIGAVLDLMIINETKGQKSLDDVMRYLYDQYYQKLGRGFTDDEYQAAVAKVAGRRFDDFFRQNVYGTETLPYNTALGYAGLTLTSTPVTSDAALGATVSTAGGKFTVGSVVRNGSAWQGGLSVGDEILAVNGARLTDDPNKLLVGVPVGTPVSFIVSRDGQLKEVTLPLLASGSQRYRIEKLPNPTAQQQTVFNKWLRVK is encoded by the coding sequence ATGTTTTCACCCTGTTTTCGCCGGCTGCTGGCCGTGGCGGCCGTGCTGCTGCTCAGCCAGTTTGCCCCGGCCCAGGCAGCTTCCTCGCTGCGCTACACCCTGTCGATGCCGGCTCCCCAGACGCACTACTTTGAAGTAGACATGGCCCTGGGTGGCTTCGGCAAGCAATTCACCGACGTAAAAATGCCGGTGTGGGCCCCGGGCTCGTACCTGGTGCGGGAGTTTGCCAAAAACGTGGAAGGCTTCGAGGCTAAGGCCGGGAGCCAGCCGCTGCGCACCGAGAAAATCAGCAAGAATACCTGGCGCGTGTACCACCCCGGCGCCAAGGACTTCACGGTGCACTACCGCGTGTATGCCTTCGAGCTGAGCGTGCGCACCAGCTTTATCGACGCGGCCCACGGCTACCTGAACGGCACTAGCGTGTTTATGTACCCGGCCGAGGGCCAGCAGCTGCCCAGCACCCTGACGGTGCAGCCGGCCCCGGGCTGGACCCAGGTGACGACCAGCCTGAAGCCGGCCGGCGCGCCCTTCACCTTCCGCTCGGCCAGCTACGACGAGCTGGCCGACTCGCCCATTGAAATCGGCACCCACAAGGTGCTGAGCTTTGAGGCCAACGGTACGCCCCACACCATTGCCATGTTTGGCAACCCCCAGTACGACGAGGCCCGGCTGCTCGCGGACATGAAGCGCACCTGCGAGGAGGCGCACCGCGTGGTGGGCCAGAATCCGCTGGACCGCTACGTGTTCATCATTCACAACATCGACCGGGGCACCGGCGGTTTGGAGCACCTGTTCTCCACCACGCTGTCGGTGTCGCGCAATGCCTATAGCTCAGAAGCGGGCTGGAAGGGCTTTCTGGGGCTGGTGGCCCACGAGTATTTCCACCTCTGGAACGTGAAGCGCATCCGGCCCGTGGCCCTGGGCCCGTTTAACTACGACGCGGAAAACTACACCCGCATGCTCTGGGTCAGTGAGGGCGGCACCGAGTACTTCAGCAACCTGATTGTGCAGCGCGCCGGCTTCGTGACGCCCGAGGGCTATTTGGCTGATCTGAGCAACGGCATCGGCCGGGTGGAGAATACGCCCGGCAACAAACAGCAGGCCGCGGCCGAGTCGAGCTTTGATGCCTGGATTAAGTACTACCGGCCCAACGAAAACTCGCAGAACACCGGCATCAGCTACTACGACAAGGGCGAGGTCATCGGGGCGGTGCTCGACTTGATGATTATCAACGAAACCAAAGGCCAGAAAAGCCTCGACGACGTAATGCGCTACCTCTACGACCAGTACTACCAGAAACTGGGCCGGGGCTTCACCGACGATGAGTACCAGGCGGCCGTAGCCAAAGTAGCCGGCCGCCGCTTCGACGACTTCTTCCGCCAGAACGTGTACGGCACCGAAACGCTGCCCTACAACACGGCCCTGGGCTACGCCGGCCTCACGCTGACCAGCACGCCCGTTACCTCGGATGCCGCGCTGGGCGCCACCGTCAGCACCGCCGGGGGCAAGTTCACCGTCGGCAGCGTGGTGCGCAACGGCAGCGCCTGGCAGGGCGGCCTGAGCGTGGGCGACGAAATTCTGGCCGTGAATGGAGCCCGCCTCACCGACGACCCCAACAAGCTGCTGGTCGGTGTGCCGGTGGGCACGCCCGTTTCTTTCATCGTCTCGCGCGACGGGCAGCTGAAAGAGGTGACCCTGCCGCTGCTGGCCAGCGGCAGCCAGCGCTACCGCATCGAGAAGCTGCCCAACCCCACGGCCCAGCAGCAGACCGTGTTCAATAAGTGGCTGCGGGTGAAGTAG
- a CDS encoding C40 family peptidase, with protein MRYVWLTFLTLAAGMLAFFGWQRFRAPAAPNRVALVTGLPARTVSDTQSGALAEAVSPAELSRADSLIEFAMRQLGSPYTYAGTTPTGGFDCSGFLLYVYGHFGVSVPHSTALLIDTGRPVAREQARRGDMVIFTGTAATSTTPGHAGIIISLPGQPLRFIHSSSARRESGVKVSQVEGTDYERRFMGIRRVLDVAPTAAASEDEAKSTVKTKVTSKPAGAGATKVKTKVKSAARPDGTR; from the coding sequence ATGCGCTACGTCTGGCTCACCTTTCTTACGCTGGCGGCAGGAATGCTGGCTTTCTTCGGCTGGCAACGCTTCCGCGCCCCGGCGGCCCCCAACCGGGTGGCACTCGTCACGGGCTTGCCGGCCCGCACCGTCTCCGATACCCAATCCGGCGCGCTGGCGGAAGCCGTCAGCCCCGCCGAACTATCCCGGGCCGACAGCCTCATCGAGTTTGCCATGCGGCAGCTGGGCTCGCCCTACACCTACGCCGGCACCACGCCCACCGGCGGGTTCGACTGCTCGGGCTTTCTGCTGTACGTCTACGGGCACTTTGGCGTCAGCGTGCCCCACTCCACGGCCCTGCTCATCGACACCGGCCGGCCCGTAGCCCGGGAGCAGGCCCGCCGCGGCGACATGGTCATCTTCACCGGCACGGCGGCTACTTCCACCACGCCCGGCCACGCCGGCATCATCATTTCGCTTCCCGGCCAGCCGTTGCGCTTTATTCATTCCTCCTCGGCCCGCCGCGAATCCGGGGTGAAAGTCAGCCAGGTGGAAGGTACCGACTACGAGCGGCGCTTCATGGGCATCCGGCGGGTGCTGGATGTGGCACCGACCGCCGCCGCAAGCGAGGACGAGGCAAAGTCAACCGTAAAAACCAAGGTAACGAGCAAGCCGGCCGGTGCTGGTGCTACGAAGGTGAAGACCAAGGTAAAAAGCGCCGCTCGCCCCGACGGTACCCGCTAA